In Candidatus Methylomirabilota bacterium, the DNA window CGGTCGTCCTCGCATCGACCAGGGAGGTTGGTCTGGCGCATTTGCCGCTCTACCTCCAGGAGGGGAGCCCGATCCGCATCGCGAGCGAGGAAGGTTTCCTCGACGCGAAGGAGCGCGCAATTCAGCTCTTCGAGCGCGAAGCCGTCACGCGCTTCCTGGCCGAGGCCCGGGGCAACATCTCCCTGGCTGCCAAGCAGGCGAAGATCACCCGGCGCAACTTCCACCGACTCATCGCCAAGTACTCGATAAACAGCAAGATTTACAAGACTGAGAATCATAAGACTCAGTAGTGAGTCAATAAAGTCGCACTAGGTGCACTCGGCAGATAGCTTGTAAATAAATAAGTTACAGCCCTATCGCGCAGTTTCTTCCCATAACTCTGTGTGAACTCCTGGACTCATCGTCGAGTAAAACCTACGTGAGCATATCGAATGCGGGGTAATACTTTCAAATAGTTAGTCCTCAGTAGCGGCATGGAACGCGCCTTGCTCAAGTGAAGACCAACTCAGCGACGGGGAGGCTTCTCATGGGAGCGCGTTGTAGCTGCGGCTCGGACATCCAGCATCACTTCGATCATCTTGGCTGCATCCAGTGCGGGGCGGCCTGCTGCCCGGTCTGCTCGTATCAGCTCGAATCAGCCTACTACTGTGGCAGCTGCGCGGAGAGCATCCTCGAATTGCCTTGGGATCCCGCCGTGCGGCCGCGTGCCGCCCTCGCCGGCTAGCCGCGGCACCCATCCACCTCACGAAGAAGGAGTGACGCGCATGGAAAGCAAGGGCACGGCCTTCCGGAGTCTGCTCCGCGATGAGCCCTACCTCTTCACCGGCGGTATTTACTCGCCGCTCGACGCCCAGATCGCCGAGCGGGCGGGGATGAAATCGATCTACCTCTCGGGCTACTCGGTGGCGATGATGAACGGCTGGCCGGACATGGGGTTCCTCACCCAGACCGAGGTCGCCCGCACCGCCTCGATGGTGGCCAGCGCGGTCGAAGCGCCCATCATCGCCGACGCGGACGACGGCTACGGCAATGCGCTGTCCACCATGCGTACCGTCCAGGAGTTCGTGAAGACGGGGGTGGCAGGCATCCATCTCGAGGACCAGCGCTTCCCCAAGCGCTGTGGCCACATCGCCGGCAAGACCATCGTGAGCCGCGAGGAGGCCATCGGGAAGTACCGCGCCGCCCTCGCCGAGCGAGACCGGCTCGACCGCGACTTCGTCATCATCGCGCGCACCGACGCATTCGGCGCGGTGGGCGGCAGCATGGACGAGGCGATCTGGCGGGGCCGGGCTTACGCCGACGCCGGCGTCGACCTCGTGTGGGCCGAGCTCTCGTCCTCGGACCGCGAGCCCGCCATCGAGTTCGCGCGCGCCATGCGTCAGTCGCACCCGAAGCTTCCGCTCGCCTTCAACTACTCCTCGTCGTTCAAGTGGAATCGCGATGCGAACCCCCTGACGTTCCGGGAGCTCGGGGAGCTGGGCTACAGGTTCATCTTCATCACGCTCTTCGGCGCCCACGCCGCCATGTACTCGGTGTGGAACCACATGCACGAGCTGGCGAAGAACGAGGAGCAGGCTCAGTGGAGCCTGGAGCGCCTCAAGGCCGG includes these proteins:
- a CDS encoding isocitrate lyase/PEP mutase family protein, giving the protein MESKGTAFRSLLRDEPYLFTGGIYSPLDAQIAERAGMKSIYLSGYSVAMMNGWPDMGFLTQTEVARTASMVASAVEAPIIADADDGYGNALSTMRTVQEFVKTGVAGIHLEDQRFPKRCGHIAGKTIVSREEAIGKYRAALAERDRLDRDFVIIARTDAFGAVGGSMDEAIWRGRAYADAGVDLVWAELSSSDREPAIEFARAMRQSHPKLPLAFNYSSSFKWNRDANPLTFRELGELGYRFIFITLFGAHAAMYSVWNHMHELAKNEEQAQWSLERLKAGHPTESHHVMARVSHFQELERRYIPGTDERLKGSDGFGEGH